From the genome of Flammeovirgaceae bacterium:
TGCCCATGTCCATGGCAACCTTTTCGCGTTTCTCAACATTCTTATCGGGTACTTATTGCTGCATTTTCAAGCGCAACTCAAAAATGTCAAAACCATTTCATGGCTGGCATTGGCCGGCCTTCTGATGCCCATTGGCATATTGGCGGAAGTTTACCTGGGCGCCCCTCCCCTTTTTGTGCTCATCGGTGCGGTGGCCATGACGGCTGCAGTTATTGCGTTGGGCACGGCATTTTTTAAAATGAAACCAATACATGTTTAATTTAAAAAACCATATACCATGAAGACAACAAATGCCATCGGGCTGGATGCCGGAAAAGCCAAGGTGCTGGCGGAAAAGCTCAATGTACTATTGGCCAACTATTCATTGTTTTATCAAAACACACGCGGCTACCACTGGAACATCAAGGGCGAAAAGTTCTTTGAACTGCACTTAAAATTTGAAGAACTCTACAACGACCTATTGCTGAAGATAGATGAAGTGGCCGAGCGGATATTGACCCTGGGACACTCCCCCAGCCACAATTACTCCCAATATCAAGGTGTGTCCACCATTAAAGAAAGCAAGGAAGTTTCCGATGGCACCAAAGCCGTTGAAAACATACTGGAGTCATTTGAAACGCTCATTTCACTGCAACGCGAACTGCTGGCCCTGTCAGGGGACGCTGGCGATGAGGGGACCAATGCCTTAATGAGCGACTACATTAGGGCCCAGGAGAAATTGGTATGGATGTATTCGGCTTTTCTCAACAAGTGAACTTCTTCCGTGATTTAAACCACCCATAAATGGAAATGAGGCTAAGGCAACTGGAAATCATAGAGGCCGCTGGCGAAATCCTTACCCAGGCTGGCCTTGCCGGGCTGACCACAAAAAAGCTGGCCGCCAGGATTGGTTTTAGCGAATCTGCGCTGTACAGGCATTTTAAGGGCAAGGAGGAAATCGTGATCACCATGTTGAAGTACCTGGCCCGGGAGATGGACGAACGGAT
Proteins encoded in this window:
- a CDS encoding DNA starvation/stationary phase protection protein — translated: MKTTNAIGLDAGKAKVLAEKLNVLLANYSLFYQNTRGYHWNIKGEKFFELHLKFEELYNDLLLKIDEVAERILTLGHSPSHNYSQYQGVSTIKESKEVSDGTKAVENILESFETLISLQRELLALSGDAGDEGTNALMSDYIRAQEKLVWMYSAFLNK